Proteins from a genomic interval of Bos mutus isolate GX-2022 chromosome 15, NWIPB_WYAK_1.1, whole genome shotgun sequence:
- the TMPRSS5 gene encoding transmembrane protease serine 5, protein MVSGAGRWCAGRRCWAVLGALGLLAGVGVGSWLLVLYLWPAASQPTPETLQDEMTLNCSEASSEEALLPSIPRTVSFRINTSEDFLLEVQLRARQDWLLVCHEGWSSALGARVCRSLGHLRLTHHKAVNLSDVRLNSSREFAQLSPRLEGFPEEVWQPRDRCASGQIVSLKCSECGARPLASRIVGGQAAAPGRWPWQASVTLGSRHTCGASVLGPRWVVTAAHCTHSFRLSRLSSWRVHAGLVSHSTVRPHQGAVVQQIITHPLYSAQNHDYDVALLQLRTPLHFSDTVGAVCLPAEERDFPRGSECWVSGWGHTDPSHTRSSDVLQDSVVPLLSTQLCNSSCVYSGALTPRMLCAGYLDGRADACQGDSGGPLVCLDEGTWRLVGVVSWGHGCAEPSHPGVYAKVAEFLDWIQDTAAQVSGGKWRRPVCERPNPRNRDSRPLGLGPAGGGGRFQRK, encoded by the exons ATGG TGTCTGGGGCAGGGCGCTGGTGTGCCGGGCGGCGCTGCTGGGCGGTACTGGGAGCCCTGGGGCTGCTGGCTGGTGTAGGCGTTGGCTCCTGGCTTCTAG TGCTGTATCTGTGGCCAGCTGCCTCTCAGCCCACTCCTGAAACCCTGCAGGATGAGATGACTTTGAACTGCTCCGAGGCCAGCAGTGAGGAAGCCCTGCTCCCCTCGATTCCCAGAACAG TATCTTTCAGAATAAACACTTCTGAGGACTTCTTGCTGGAAGTACAGCTGAGGGCCCGGCAAGACTGGCTGCTGGTATGCCACGAGGGCTGGAGCTCTGCCCTGGGGGCGCGTGTCTGCAGGAGCCTCGGACATCTTAG ACTCACTCACCACAAGGCGGTGAACCTGTCTGATGTCAGGCTCAACAGTTCCCGGGAGTTTGCTCAGCTCTCTCCTAGACTGGAAGGCTTCCCGGAGGAGGTGTGGCAGCCTAG GGACCGCTGTGCTTCTGGTCAGATCGTCTCCCTCAAGTGTTCTG AGTGTGGGGCCAGGCCCCTGGCTTCCCGGATCGTGGGCGGGCAGGCAGCAGCTCCTGGGCGCTGGCCCTGGCAGGCCAGTGTGACCCTGGGCTCCCGGCACACATGTGGGGCCTCTGTTCTGGGCCCGCGCTGGGTGGTGACCGCGGCGCACTGCACGCACAG TTTCAGGCTGTCCCGCCTGTCCAGCTGGCGGGTCCATGCGGGGCTGGTCAGCCACAGCACGGTCAGGCCACACCAGGGGGCTGTGGTGCAGCAGATCATCACCCACCCTCTGTACAGCGCCCAGAACCATGACTATGACGTGGCCCTCCTGCAGCTCCGCACCCCACTGCACTTCTCAG ACACCGTGGGCGCCGTGTGCCTGCCGGCTGAAGAGCGGGATTTTCCGAGGGGCTCGGAGTGCTGGGTGTCTGGCTGGGGCCACACTGACCCCAGCCACA CCCGCAGCTCCGACGTGCTCCAGGACTCCGTGGTCCCTCTGCTCAGCACCCAGCTCTGCAACAGCTCTTGCGTGTACAGCGGGGCCCTGACGCCCCGCATGCTGTGTGCCGGCTATCTCGACGGGAGGGCGGATGCGTGCCAG GGGGACAGCGGGGGTCCCCTGGTGTGCCTGGACGAGGGCACGTGGCGCCTGGTGGGGGTGGTCAGCTGGGGACACGGCTGCGCAGAACCCAGCCACCCCGGAGTCTACGCCAAGGTTGCCGAGTTCCTGGACTGGATTCAGGACACGGCAGCGCAGGTGAGTGGGGGCAAGTGGAGAAGACCAGTTTGTGAAAGACCCAACCCTCGAAACCGTGATTCTCGCCCCTTAGGCCTGGGTCctgctgggggcgggggaaggTTTCAGAGGAAGTGA